The sequence ACCGGGTTGCGCGACGCGCTCGACGACCGGCCCGACCTCGTCGTGCTCGACCTGGGCCTGCCCGACCTGGACGGCCGTGAGCTGTTGCGGATGCTGCGCGCGGTCAGCTCCGTGCCGGTCATCGTGGCCACCGCGCAGGACGACGAGGCCGAGATCGTCCGGATGCTCGACGCCGGGGCCGACGACTACCTGGTCAAACCGTTCACGGCGGCGCAGCTCGACGCCCGGGTCCGGGCCGTGCTGCGCCGGTCGGCCGCCGACGCCACGGTCGGGGATCCGACGCTCGTGGTCGGCGGTCTGCGGATCGATCCGCGGTCGCGGCAGGTGAGCCTGGACGGGGTGCCGGTCGAGCTGACCCCGCGCGAATTCGACCTGCTGCACCACCTCGCCGGCCGGCCCGGACAGGTGGTCACCAAGCGGGAGCTGCTCACCGAGGTGTGGCGGATCCCGTACGGCGGCGCGGACAAGACCGTCGACGTGCACCTGTCCTGGCTGCGGCGCAAGCTGGGCGAGAGCGCCCAGGAACCGCGCTACCTGCACACCGTCCGTGGTGTCGGGGTACGGCTGGAGGCGCCGGGGGCCGCCCGGTGAGGGGCCGGCTGACGCTGCTCGCCGCCGCCGTCAGCGT comes from Micromonospora viridifaciens and encodes:
- a CDS encoding response regulator transcription factor, which translates into the protein MARLLLIEDDLTIRTPLIRALRERGHAVAAASTAMTGLRDALDDRPDLVVLDLGLPDLDGRELLRMLRAVSSVPVIVATAQDDEAEIVRMLDAGADDYLVKPFTAAQLDARVRAVLRRSAADATVGDPTLVVGGLRIDPRSRQVSLDGVPVELTPREFDLLHHLAGRPGQVVTKRELLTEVWRIPYGGADKTVDVHLSWLRRKLGESAQEPRYLHTVRGVGVRLEAPGAAR